The genomic stretch TCTCAAGTTTGTGAGTGTGCATGAGATTGAGAAGTGATAGGATAATTAAAAAAGATGTTAGAAGACCAATTAGGAGATATGTTAGAAAAATGGTGAATCCTAGAAATAACAACAATGGAGAACAGTCGTCCAATAATACGGGGGAAGGCATAGTCGCTGCAAAAGAACCTCCAGTCCTAGTGGTGAATCGAAATCAGGATGCCGATCTAGTGGTTCAAGGAGTCTGACAAGAGAACTTGTTAGTAGAAAATAATCTGGAAGTCATAGTCGAAAGAGTAATGGCACAGAATTGTGTGAACATGGGTCTGCAAAGGCCAAAGTATACATCTCCATTGGTGGAGTATGTGTTACAGACGGAACTCCCAAGGGGATGAaaagtccctaagttcaccaaatttGCTGGTGATATGAATGAGTCCACAGTCGAACATATCGCTCGATATTTGACTAAAGCAGGGGACATACCAAACAATGAGAACTTGAGGATGAGATACTTTCCTAGTTTTCTTATAAAGAACGCTTTTACATGGTTTGCAACTCTCCCTGCGCATTCTATTAATGATTGGACTCGTTTAGAAAGATTggttccatgaacagttttatATGGGACAATCTAAGATCAGTCTGAATGAGTTACCAAGTATGAAGCGAAAGTTTGTTGAATCCATCGACGATTACCTAAATAGGTTCTGACTGTTGAAGACAATGTGCTTTACCCAAGTGACTAAGCACGACCTAGTCGAGATGGCCACTGGGGGCTTGGATTATTCTATTAAAAAGGAACTAGATACCCAATATCTAAGGGATATGGATCAATTAGCATATGGAGTTTGACAAGTCGAATGGTTGAAGGATGAGAAAGCTAGAGTGAGCAAAAGTAAGAAAGAGCGGGTGGCTTCCGTCGACATGGATGACGATGACCCAAGGTCGGATGTTGAATACAATCATGTTGAGGAGAACGAGGTCGACTTGGCTGAGTTAAAGCCAGGACCCCCATATGTGTGTAAGCTTCTTACACCATCAAATGGGAAGAATCCCGTTGAGCCTGAAAAGAGTGACAAATTCCCCAAGAAAAGCTATACTTTAAATGTGATGAGATCTTCGATCTTTTGGTTACAGATGGCCAAATTTTAGTGCCCCAGGGTGCAAAAGTTCCACcattagaacaaagaaagaaaacAGGTTTCTACAAATATCACAATTTTTGGAGCATAAAACTTCACAATGTTTTCTCTTCATAGATCTTGTTTAAAACACTCTGAAATACAGGAGGTTGAAGTTTGATGGCAAGAGTAAAACAGGTTTCTACAAATATCACAACATggattgattctaatttttttATAGCCAATTGGCGAGGAAATTTTCTCCTCATAGATCTTTTTGGTGGACAGGGCCTTTAACGTGTAAGGGAGTGGAGTTAGGATAAATATTGAAGGATCAACGACCTATTTTGAGCAGTCATTATGGTTTGAATTCAAGGTTAGTAATAAACAAACTGAGTTCAAAGCTCTCATCGTCAACATGTCCCTCACCCTTGAAGTAGGCACGTCGACTCTGAAGGCCAAGAACGAATCCCAACTAGTGGTGAGTCAAGTCTATAACTAGTACCTAGCGAAGGAACCACATCTCATAGAATATTTTAAGAAGGTATGTGACTTTCCCAAGCGTTTCAAAACTTTTGAGATAATGCATATGCTTAGGGAACATAATTTTAGGGCAAACCTACTGTCTAAACATGCAGTTCAAAGAAAATAGGGCTCAACTGCATCGTAATACACAAAGTGCTCGTCATCCCTAACATAGAGTCAAGGGAAGAAAACACCATAAATATCACATTGAGTGGAGGTTGGATGGCCCCTATAATCTATTATCTACAGTCAGAAAAATTACCACAAGACGAGTTAGAAGCAAAGAAAATATGTAAGTGTGCATCAAAGTACATTCTTATGTCAGGGAAGATCTATAAAATGGAATATCATATCATATGCCAAGGTGTATGGAGTAACACAAAATTGCCCAAGTCTTAGCTTAAGTTCATCAAGGGGCTTGTGGAAGCCATATTGGTGGGTGAGCCATATCCCATAAGTTTTTAATAGCAGGTTACTAGTAGCCTTCACTAATGAGGGAAAACATGAAATTTGTCAAGAGATGTGATAAATTCCAGAGACATGCTAATGTACACCATGTACCAACTAAACTGCTTCATTATGTGACAACACTCTGTCCATTTTATTAGTGGGACATGGACATTCTAAGACCTATTCATATAGCTTATGGCCAGTTAAAATTCATTTGGGTTGGGTTACTTCATGAAATGGATGAAATATATATGTGTTGGGTCAGTTTTCTTGGTATTATTGTTTTAGACAATGGAACTCAGTTCGCCAATACTACCTTGGTTGATTTTTACAAAGACTTATGAGTGTAAACTAAGTTCATATCAATCATTCATCCATAGGTGAACAAGCAGGCACAATCAGTAAACAAGGAAATATTGAAAATGATCAAAAAGAAGTTGGGTAACACCAAGGGATTATGGGTCAAGCCTCTACATGAAGTGTTATAGTCGTATCACACTGCTCCTCACCCCACCACTAGTGAAACTCCTTCCAATCAAGTGTATGGGATGGACACCATTCCTGAAGTTCCACTTCATAACATCTCTTTTCACTTTGTTGAAAATGTTGAAAATGTAAATATGTTTATCAAATAAGGTTAGCATTGGAAAGGGAATTAGGGAATGATGTGTTTGAATGTAAAAAGGTGCTGAGTCTGATTCAAGAAGCTGGTCTGATGAAAACTGTAACAGGTTTTGGGAAGTGCTATGAAATGCTGGTCAAAGAATTTATTGTGAACATATCCAAAGAGTGTGACAACAAAAGGAGCAAGGAGTTTAGAAAAGTGTATGTCAGAGGAAGATGTGTAGATTTTTCTCCTGAAATAATCAAGAGGTTTTTGGGAAGAAATGAAGAAGAACAAGCTAAAATTGAAGTCTCAGACAATGTCATCTGTAAAGAGATCACTACTAAGCAAGTAAAAGAATGGCCAAGGAGAAAAATGTCTGCTAGTGCCTTGAGTGTCAAGTATGTTGTTCTCCACAAAATCGGAGTTGTGAATAGGGTGGCTACCAATCACACCTCCAATATAGCTATTGGACTAGGTAAGTTCATCTATATTATTGGTACCAAGTTAAATTTTGATTTTGGGTCTTATGTTTTTTATCAGACTATGAAACATGATGCATCTTATGTTGTGAAAATGCCTATAGTGTTTCCCTCTTTGATTTGTGGAGTTATCCTGAGTCAACACCCTAGCATATTGATCAATTCTGATAGTACTTGCAAAACGGACCCTCCTGTCTTATTGCATTATAGACTGTTCACTGAGAAATATGTCCcagacattgtcatgacatctggaCATACTTCTTCAAGGTCCACTGACAGAACAAACATCCTTACTGATATGAAAAACACTTGCAAGACTTTGGACGATACTATACATAATTATACTGAAAGGAAATGCAAAATTGAAATGTTGATTAAGGCTCTTTCTAAAGAGGAAGGTGGTGAGAAAGCTTATGGAAATGATGAGGAAGAGGATAAGAAAGACATAACTGTTACTAGTGATGAGGAAAAGACTAGCAGTTATGATGATTAATGTTCTCTAGTTCTTTTGTGTGTTGTTCCTGAATTTATTTCTTTTCATGGGTTGTGTCCTGGATTTTATTTTGTGAACCCTTTAAGTGCTTCTTAGTTTGTAACCCTTTTAATCTTGTGTGACTGGCTTTGATGGTATGGTAAATGTGTTTTATTTTGACAAATTTATGGCTAAAAAAGGGGAGTAGTTAGTGAGTTTTAACTGTGTTGGATTGGTATGTTTGATTATTTGGATGgtgtgatacggtgaactgactttgtgtttttgctttgaaaagtaatgttgcggatagcaagagtcgtcaccgacttttattttatccaataaggaaaggcggaaaagaacaggaaagaccttgattagattttgagttcgggaggtacattatacaaagggaaggtgttagcaccctttgtatccatggttatccttgggctcttaattgcttaactcacttatgttttccttgtttgagaaagtgtttgagaaatgtggtgtgtttagaaaatattttgaaaggagagtttaactttgtaataattcttgtacgaatgtatacaaagtgtttatctcgtttgattttgaaagatgtttagaaaaatataactcggcaatgattctggtgcgaatgtataccaagtggtgattttctaaaagatgttttgaaaagtgtgaggtgtgaaaagtattttaagctgtgagcaagcatttaagagttatacctaaccaaggtttttataggtatttcctatccttaggagggtaaaattgtccttactattgagaagtaagtagtcttatcctttggatgtaaagggacatcggggggtcgtcgattggtcattgaaggcaacatttgtaaggataccttagcattcgaagggacgatcatcatttaattgtaggctacaacgaagggtcatcgagggacaaagtcatatgttcgaaggcaacgttcgagggacaaggtcatatattcgaagaCAACGTTTGAGGGAttatgatttatcttgtagggacattgaccttttgatcgaagggactatgacttatctgtttagggataatgatgatttaatcgaaagggtctttgctaagggtatccccacattcgcgagacatgaccgtaatatcataaggcaacaaagagagggttaccctagaggtgcaagtgtggaaatgattggattcggatatattatcttgaattaatttatctaagttcgattatttatctttccatgcaatcctattagcatacatctagacagttatattcacagtatggaaaaattaaagtgcgaaaaataagactacgctattacatggcttcgggatgggggtacataatttaaaaggggatataaaatatctaaatcttaattaacgagtacaaaattaaaaggattagaaaattaaaaaatagtggtgaattaattatagtggaaagggcTCAAACCTAAGACCTCTACGTTAGagtgaggggggagctaccaacgagccatgttggtccattcattatttatttgccttcattaaaatatatattaattctacatggatttttccattttgacacaaccccactgtagcacctcaaatttgcacctagcattgttcatacattctcatattaggtcatagcatatcatggtccattgcatagcattgcattgcctcttttgcctcaagtgcaagccaatcaagaaattaggtcaaactgatcaggagatcagtcagtcaaccaagcaagcaagtgcatttctcaaggagccaaggccctagggtttgtccaacaagatcacatgacttgggggtccatttgaagtgtttaagtcaagggttgaaggctcagaggtcatcagttcatatacagacagtcaaaagtcaaagaaagtcaactgtcagtcaaagcagtggatggtggccattcttgtggaatttgggcaccatgatcaataatcaagagttcatacaacttgggacatcatttgaagtcaagttctcaaggaattagggtttggaggtcctcagtcaatgcacagtcagccaaaaaccctaaaagtcaactgttggtcaactgtccatttaatcagtgatttgatgactggaattggtttgtgagagctcattcatggccaaatagtcctcatatatcatgtcaaacaccatcatggaagaatttgaagccagatcaaaaatttccaaaaatggaaactggacctgtaactgaaacttaccaaaaatggaaagtcttgatcct from Lathyrus oleraceus cultivar Zhongwan6 chromosome 7, CAAS_Psat_ZW6_1.0, whole genome shotgun sequence encodes the following:
- the LOC127102041 gene encoding uncharacterized protein LOC127102041 translates to MDDDDPRSDVEYNHVEENEVDLAELKPGPPYVCKLLTPSNGKNPVEPEKSDKFPKKSYTLNVMRSSIFWLALERELGNDVFECKKVLSLIQEAGLMKTVTGFGKCYEMLVKEFIVNISKECDNKRSKEFRKVYVRGRCVDFSPEIIKRFLGRNEEEQAKIEVSDNVICKEITTKQVKEWPRRKMSASALSVKYVVLHKIGVVNRVATNHTSNIAIGLGKFIYIIGTKLNFDFGSYVFYQTMKHDASYVVKMPIVFPSLICGVILSQHPSILINSDSTCKTDPPVLLHYRLFTEKYVPDIVMTSGHTSSRSTDRTNILTDMKNTCKTLDDTIHNYTERKCKIEMLIKALSKEEGGEKAYGNDEEEDKKDITVTSDEEKTSSYDD